A segment of the Neisseria chenwenguii genome:
GCCTGATGTATCTGCAATCGCGCGTTAAAGATTATCCGAACTATCAAGACAATCTGGTCAGCGGCGTACAAGTCGCCAATCCGCGCGTGATTGCCAAAGCCGGCGTGGAATGGGATACCCCGTTTGCCAAAGGTCTGACCCTGAACGGCAATGTCCAATACTTCGGCAAATCCTATCAAGACACGCAGAAACAATATGCCTTCCCGTCTTACACATTGGTTGACGTCGGTGCACGCTATAAAACCAAGCTGGGCAAAAACCAGTTTACCGTCAGCAGCTCGGTGGAAAACCTGTTCAACAAAAAATACTGGCAGGTACAGCGCGGCCAATACGACCGCAGCTTCGCCGTCGTCGGACTTCCCCGTACTTATTGGCTGAAAGCTGAATTGGAATTTTGATTTCTTGCAGCTTTTGCGATAATAAAAAGGCCGTCTGAACATTCAGACGGCCTTCTTTTGAATTCGACAGTATTTTCATACGGCCTCACAGCCCTGCCAGCAGCAATCTGATTTTCTCAAGCGATTGTTTCAGCTCTAATGTGCATTCGTTGTTTTGAACGCCCGTGCTCAAGCAGTTGGTGCCGACGATGGCACAGAAGTGGGCGTAATTTAAACCCAGCTCACGGGCGAGGAAGGCTTCGGGCATTCCGGTCATGCCCAAAACGTCGGCGCCGTCGTTGCGGTAGCGGCGGATTTCGGCGCGGGTCGGCCAGCGCGGACCTTGCAGGCAGCCGTAAACGGCCTGGCTGTAAACGGGTACGTTGTGGCTACCGGCGTGTTCGAGCAGGGTGGCGCGCAGGACGGCGGAGTAGGGTTCGGTGAAATCGGTGTGGACGACGGGGCTTTCGGGCCCTTCAAAATAGGTGGAACTGCGGCTGCTGGTGTAGTCGATGAGGTCGTGTGGCATGACGAGTGCGCCGTTTTCAAAGCTGCCGTTGGCGGCGGTGACGGCGGAAACGGCGGTAATGTCTGTGACGCCGACGGAATCCAGCGCCCAAATGTTGGCGCGGTAGTTGATTTCGTGGGGCGCGATGGTGTGGCCGAAGCCGTGGCGGGCGAGGAACACGATGTCGAGGCTGCCCAGTCTGCCGAAGAGCAGCGGGCTGCTGGTCAGGCCGTAGGGCGTGCGCACGATGCGGCGGTCGGTAATGTTCAGTTCGGGCAGTTTGGCAAAGCCGCTGCCGCCGATGATAGCAAACATGGGAAGTTCCTTTTTTTGGATGAGTCCGTCTGAACACTATTTTTTCAGACGGCCTGCGGTTTATTTATGCCGGTAAAAACGGCTGCCGAAATAGGCCGCCGCACCCTCGCGCAGCAAAACCAGCGTCACCGCCGCCAGCGGCAGGCCGGCGAGCATACCGGCGAACCCCATCAGCTGGCCGAACGCCATCAGTGAAAAAATCACCCAGAAAGGCGACAGGCCGATGCGGTCGCCGACGATTTTCGGCGTGATGATGAAACTTTCCAAAAACTGGCCGACGGCAAACACCGCCCAAACCATCAACAAACCCTGCCACGAACTGAATTGCAGCAGTGCGGCCACAGTCGCCAGCAGCAGGCCGGTAAACGCGCCCAGATACGGAACAAACACCAAAATCCCCGCAATCATGCCGATGGCGAAGCCCGAATCCAGCCCGACCAGCGCCAGCCCGATGCCGTACACCAAGCCCATAATCAGCATGACCATGAGCTGCCCGCGCAGAAATTCGCCCAAAACTTTGTCCATATTGCCGCTGATGCGGGTGTAGGCGTCAATAAAGCGGCGCGGCACAAGCGAGCTGATGCCTTTGCTCCAGCGTTTCCAATCCAATAAAAAGTAATACAGCAGAAACGGCAGCAGTAAGAGGTTGCTCACTCCCGCCAACACGCCGCTGCTTTGGCGCATAATCGTAGGCAGCGCGGTTTTCAGCGTGTTGCTCAATTCGCCCGTGTGCGATTGCAGCCAGGCGACAATCGAGGCGGAATCCAGTCGGATGTAGCTGCCCGCCATGCCGTCGAGCCACGGCAGCAGTCTGTTTTGCACGAAATTCACAATCTGTGGCAGGCGTTCGATGAAATTATTAAACTGGCTCACCAGCATCGGCACGATAATCAGCAGCAGCGCCAGCAGCAGCGCCAGCGCAAACACCATCACCATCATCGAAGCTGCGCCGCGCTTGATGCGTTTGCGTTGGAGCGCTTCGACCAGCGGGTTCAGCACATAAGCCAACACCGCCGCTACCACAAACGGTGTCAGTGTGTTGCCCAGCGCATAAAGCAGCCACAAAAAGGCCGCGGCAACGCAGGCCATAATGATCCACGGCTTCGCGCCGCGCGTTTTTTTCTGATACATTGAGCGTTTTCTTATTCCGTTTTCAGACGGCCTAAAGTGTAACAGAGGCCGTCTGAAAACGTGAAATTAATCAAAAGGCCGTCTGAAAAGTTGTAAACAATCCCAGCCGTTTTGCCGCCAAATCAGGTAAAATACGCCCCATTCAAATCCCCTTAAGGAATCCGACATGAGCACCTCTTTGAGCTACCGCGATGCGGGCGTGGACATCGACGCCGGCGACCAACTGGTTGAAAACATCAAACCCTTCGCCAAACGCACCATGCGCCCCGAAGTGCTCGGTGGTTTGGGCGGTTTCGGCGCGTTGGTTGAAATCGGCAAAAAATACAAAAATCCCGTGCTCGTGAGCGGTACCGACGGCGTAGGCACCAAACTCAAACTGGCGTTCGACTGGGACAAACACGACACCGTCGGCATCGACCTTGTTGCCATGAGCGTAAACGACATTCTCGTTCAGGGCGCGGAGCCGCTGTTT
Coding sequences within it:
- a CDS encoding AI-2E family transporter, translating into MYQKKTRGAKPWIIMACVAAAFLWLLYALGNTLTPFVVAAVLAYVLNPLVEALQRKRIKRGAASMMVMVFALALLLALLLIIVPMLVSQFNNFIERLPQIVNFVQNRLLPWLDGMAGSYIRLDSASIVAWLQSHTGELSNTLKTALPTIMRQSSGVLAGVSNLLLLPFLLYYFLLDWKRWSKGISSLVPRRFIDAYTRISGNMDKVLGEFLRGQLMVMLIMGLVYGIGLALVGLDSGFAIGMIAGILVFVPYLGAFTGLLLATVAALLQFSSWQGLLMVWAVFAVGQFLESFIITPKIVGDRIGLSPFWVIFSLMAFGQLMGFAGMLAGLPLAAVTLVLLREGAAAYFGSRFYRHK
- a CDS encoding S-methyl-5'-thioinosine phosphorylase: MFAIIGGSGFAKLPELNITDRRIVRTPYGLTSSPLLFGRLGSLDIVFLARHGFGHTIAPHEINYRANIWALDSVGVTDITAVSAVTAANGSFENGALVMPHDLIDYTSSRSSTYFEGPESPVVHTDFTEPYSAVLRATLLEHAGSHNVPVYSQAVYGCLQGPRWPTRAEIRRYRNDGADVLGMTGMPEAFLARELGLNYAHFCAIVGTNCLSTGVQNNECTLELKQSLEKIRLLLAGL